One window of Bacillota bacterium genomic DNA carries:
- a CDS encoding metal-dependent hydrolase has product MRIRYLGHSAFLVEAGGKKILFDPFLTGNPVCPVRADEVEADAILLTHGHADHLGDAVAIAKRTGALIVSNHEIATYCHRQGAPRVHGMNHGGGYHFDFGYVKMTPAWHTSSIDTPQGLLYGGHPAGFILRADGVTLYHAGDTGLFRDMELIGELHPIDVALLPIGDNYTMGPVDAAHAVKMLKPRYVIPMHYNTFPLIQQDPYAFARLVAQEGAVCRVLTPGEEWELPAA; this is encoded by the coding sequence ATGCGTATTCGCTATCTCGGGCATTCGGCGTTCTTGGTGGAAGCAGGCGGCAAGAAGATCCTGTTTGATCCGTTCCTGACGGGCAATCCGGTTTGTCCGGTGCGGGCCGACGAGGTGGAAGCCGACGCCATCTTGCTCACCCACGGCCACGCAGACCACCTAGGCGACGCGGTGGCCATCGCCAAGCGCACGGGCGCGCTGATCGTGAGCAACCACGAGATCGCCACGTACTGCCATCGGCAGGGCGCGCCGCGCGTGCACGGGATGAACCACGGCGGTGGGTACCACTTCGACTTCGGCTACGTGAAGATGACGCCCGCCTGGCACACGTCGTCCATCGATACGCCCCAGGGGCTGCTCTACGGGGGCCATCCGGCCGGGTTCATCCTGCGGGCCGACGGCGTGACGCTTTACCACGCGGGCGACACGGGCTTGTTCCGGGACATGGAGCTCATCGGCGAGCTGCATCCCATCGACGTGGCGCTCTTGCCCATCGGCGACAACTACACCATGGGCCCGGTAGATGCGGCGCACGCCGTCAAGATGCTGAAGCCGCGCTACGTCATTCCCATGCATTACAACACGTTCCCCCTCATTCAACAAGACCCCTACGCGTTTGCCCGCCTGGTGGCTCAAGAAGGCGCGGTTTGCCGCGTGCTGACGCCGGGCGAAGAATGGGAACTGCCGGCGGCGTAA
- a CDS encoding isocitrate dehydrogenase translates to MSYRVTLLPGDGVGPELVEAALRVLDATGVKIDWDVQAAGEEAIRRFGTPLPEATLESLRTNGVGLKGPITTPIGTGFRSVNVALRQELDLFACVRPCKTYPGVPSPFANVDLVIIRENTEDLYAGVEFDVGSWEVEELRRWAPGRIREDAAVSLKPISETASQRIVRFAFDYAVRHGRRKVTAVTKANIMKYTDGLFLRVAREVAAEYEGRVEYEEMLVDAAAMRLVMEPQHFDVLVAPNLYGDILSDLCAGLVGGLGMAPGMNVGVGGVALFEPVHGSAPAYKGLNRLNPTALILSGMLMLRHLGEVEAADRLERAVAKVIAEGRFVTFDLRRADDKRMAVGTQEMASAIVRALREV, encoded by the coding sequence ATGAGCTACCGGGTGACTCTGTTGCCGGGCGACGGCGTCGGCCCGGAGCTGGTCGAGGCGGCGCTGCGGGTGCTGGACGCCACGGGCGTCAAGATTGACTGGGACGTCCAGGCGGCAGGCGAGGAGGCCATTCGGCGGTTCGGCACGCCGTTGCCGGAGGCAACGTTGGAATCGCTGCGCACAAACGGCGTCGGGCTTAAGGGGCCCATCACGACGCCCATCGGCACGGGCTTCCGCAGCGTCAACGTGGCGCTGCGGCAGGAGCTGGACCTGTTCGCCTGCGTGCGGCCGTGCAAGACGTATCCGGGCGTGCCGAGCCCGTTTGCGAACGTGGACCTTGTCATCATCCGGGAGAACACGGAAGACCTGTACGCGGGCGTCGAGTTCGACGTGGGCTCGTGGGAGGTGGAGGAGCTGCGCCGCTGGGCGCCCGGGCGCATCCGGGAAGACGCGGCCGTGTCGCTGAAACCGATTTCGGAGACGGCTTCGCAGCGCATCGTTCGCTTCGCCTTCGACTACGCCGTTCGCCACGGCCGCCGCAAAGTGACGGCGGTGACCAAGGCCAACATCATGAAGTATACCGACGGGCTGTTCCTGCGCGTCGCGCGGGAAGTGGCCGCCGAGTACGAAGGGCGCGTCGAATACGAGGAAATGCTGGTGGACGCGGCGGCCATGCGCCTGGTCATGGAGCCGCAGCACTTCGACGTGCTGGTCGCGCCCAACCTGTACGGCGACATCTTGTCGGATCTGTGCGCCGGGCTCGTGGGCGGTCTGGGCATGGCGCCGGGCATGAACGTGGGGGTTGGGGGCGTGGCGCTTTTCGAGCCGGTGCACGGTTCGGCGCCGGCCTACAAGGGCCTCAACCGGCTCAATCCGACGGCCCTCATCTTGTCGGGAATGCTCATGCTGCGGCACTTGGGCGAGGTCGAGGCGGCGGACCGGCTGGAGCGGGCCGTCGCGAAAGTCATCGCCGAGGGCCGGTTCGTCACTTTTGACTTGCGCCGGGCCGACGACAAGCGCATGGCGGTGGGCACGCAGGAGATGGCCAGCGCCATCGTCCGGGCGCTGCGAGAAGTATAA